A genomic region of Deinococcus sp. KSM4-11 contains the following coding sequences:
- a CDS encoding pyroglutamyl-peptidase I, with amino-acid sequence MRTLLLTGFEPFHTHPDNPSARAAQALGGLEIGEVRVISALLPVEPHAAGRSLDALLDAHRPDAVLMTGLAAGRPQMTLERVGVNVMDFDIPDNAGQVYRDTPIRPDDGAPPAYLSTLPLRDLLAAWRDEGIPGHISNTAGLYVCNFVLYHARHRLTQAGRADVPCGFLHVPANAAVALAWPGDRPPLPYLPQDEITRAVEVAVRTITAALEVTETERGPAPTHPGGHLASATRRNRGGDPETP; translated from the coding sequence ATGCGCACGCTGCTGCTCACCGGCTTCGAGCCCTTCCACACGCATCCAGACAATCCCAGTGCGCGGGCCGCGCAAGCCTTGGGCGGCCTGGAGATCGGGGAAGTGCGCGTGATCTCGGCCCTGCTTCCGGTGGAACCCCACGCCGCCGGACGGTCGCTGGATGCGCTGCTGGACGCGCACCGCCCGGACGCCGTGCTGATGACCGGACTGGCCGCCGGTCGCCCGCAGATGACGCTGGAACGCGTGGGCGTGAACGTCATGGACTTCGACATTCCGGATAACGCCGGGCAGGTGTACCGGGATACGCCCATCCGTCCGGACGACGGCGCCCCGCCCGCGTACCTGAGCACGCTGCCCCTGCGCGACCTCCTGGCCGCGTGGCGGGATGAGGGCATTCCCGGCCACATCAGCAACACGGCCGGACTGTACGTCTGCAATTTCGTGCTGTACCACGCGCGGCACCGGCTGACGCAGGCCGGGCGGGCGGACGTCCCCTGCGGCTTCCTGCACGTGCCCGCAAACGCGGCGGTGGCCCTGGCGTGGCCCGGCGACCGCCCTCCCCTGCCCTACCTGCCGCAGGACGAGATCACGCGGGCCGTGGAGGTCGCCGTCCGCACCATCACTGCGGCGCTGGAGGTCACGGAAACGGAGCGCGGCCCGGCACCCACGCACCCTGGGGGCCACCTTGCCAGTGCCACTCGCCGGAACCGGGGTGGAGACCCAGAGACGCCCTGA
- a CDS encoding DNA-formamidopyrimidine glycosylase, whose translation MPELPEVETTRRKIEPLMRGCTILRVEHDAPHKYRDTHLAVGRRVQGLSRRGKYLLLNLAAADAADGDPHDLEFIVHLGMTGGFRLEPGKHTRVTVETDAGLLHFDDARRFGKMAVVRPGDYAGMPTLAAMGPEPLSDEFRKKDFIALAREAGAVKPWLLSQKPVSGVGNIYADEALWEARIHPAQTRLTPAEARRLYHAVRDVMGRAVEAGGSSLGNGVGNYRQHDGAPGAYQHEHHAYGQDGRPCPRCGTEIVKTVLAQRGTHYCPTCQVLRSRS comes from the coding sequence ATGCCGGAACTGCCGGAAGTCGAAACCACCCGCCGCAAGATTGAGCCGCTCATGCGTGGCTGCACCATCCTCCGTGTTGAGCACGACGCGCCGCACAAGTACCGCGACACGCACCTCGCCGTGGGGCGGCGCGTGCAGGGACTGTCGCGCCGCGGCAAGTACCTGCTGCTGAACCTTGCCGCCGCCGACGCGGCCGACGGCGATCCGCATGACCTGGAGTTCATCGTGCACCTGGGCATGACCGGCGGCTTCCGGCTGGAGCCCGGCAAGCACACCCGCGTAACCGTGGAAACCGACGCCGGCCTGCTGCACTTCGACGATGCCCGGCGCTTCGGGAAGATGGCCGTCGTGCGGCCCGGTGACTACGCGGGCATGCCGACCCTGGCGGCCATGGGCCCGGAGCCCCTCTCGGATGAGTTCCGCAAGAAGGATTTCATCGCGCTGGCACGTGAGGCGGGAGCCGTGAAACCCTGGCTGCTGTCGCAGAAACCCGTCAGCGGCGTGGGCAACATCTACGCCGATGAGGCGCTGTGGGAGGCGCGGATTCATCCTGCCCAGACTCGCCTGACTCCTGCCGAGGCCAGACGCCTGTACCACGCGGTCCGCGACGTGATGGGCCGGGCGGTGGAGGCCGGGGGCAGCTCGCTGGGCAACGGGGTGGGCAACTACCGCCAGCACGACGGCGCTCCCGGCGCGTACCAGCACGAGCACCACGCCTACGGCCAGGACGGTCGGCCCTGCCCCCGCTGCGGCACGGAGATCGTCAAGACCGTGCTCGCCCAGCGCGGCACGCACTACTGCCCGACATGCCAGGTGCTGAGGAGCAGGTCGTGA
- the pdxH gene encoding pyridoxamine 5'-phosphate oxidase: MTDLTSMRVSYTRDELRRADLKADPLAQFQGWLDEALREKVPEPYALHLATADASGRPSVRTVLLRGATPDGLTFYTNFESYKGRDLSQNPQAEMLFYWAALERQVRASGPVTRVPDAEADAYFHVRPRDSQLAAHASDPQSAPIVDRRALEEKFTALEGIYPAGTVIPRPAFWGGYRLDVQEWEFWQGREGRLHDRFRYARQGTDWQIDRLMP; this comes from the coding sequence GTGACGGATCTGACCTCCATGCGCGTCTCGTACACCCGCGACGAACTGCGTCGCGCCGACCTGAAGGCCGATCCGCTGGCGCAGTTCCAGGGCTGGCTGGACGAGGCCCTGCGCGAGAAGGTGCCCGAACCGTACGCCCTGCACCTCGCCACGGCGGACGCCTCGGGCCGGCCCTCGGTGCGCACGGTGCTGCTGCGCGGCGCGACCCCGGACGGCCTGACTTTCTACACGAACTTCGAGTCCTACAAGGGCCGGGACTTGTCGCAGAACCCGCAGGCGGAGATGCTGTTCTACTGGGCGGCGCTGGAACGGCAGGTGCGCGCCTCCGGTCCGGTGACCCGCGTGCCTGACGCCGAGGCCGACGCGTACTTCCATGTCCGGCCGCGCGACTCGCAACTGGCCGCGCACGCCAGCGACCCGCAGAGCGCCCCGATTGTCGACCGCAGGGCGCTGGAGGAGAAGTTCACCGCGCTCGAGGGGATCTACCCGGCGGGGACGGTCATTCCGCGCCCGGCCTTCTGGGGCGGCTACCGCCTGGACGTGCAGGAGTGGGAATTCTGGCAGGGCCGCGAGGGCCGCCTGCACGACCGCTTCCGCTACGCCCGGCAGGGTACGGACTGGCAGATCGACCGCCTGATGCCCTGA
- a CDS encoding organic hydroperoxide resistance protein: MSNHYTAEATATGGRAGHSRSSDGRLDVPLSVPAGMGGDDGPGTNPEQLFAAGYAACFQGALGVIARRQKLELSADSTITARVGLQRSGLAFGMDVELEGHFPGLTPEQGLELMHAAHQVCPYSVATRGNVDVRLRAV, translated from the coding sequence GTGAGTAACCACTACACCGCAGAAGCAACCGCCACCGGTGGCCGGGCCGGCCATTCCAGAAGCAGCGATGGCCGTCTGGACGTGCCCCTCAGCGTGCCCGCCGGCATGGGGGGCGACGACGGCCCCGGCACCAACCCCGAGCAGCTCTTCGCGGCTGGGTACGCCGCCTGCTTCCAGGGCGCGTTGGGTGTGATCGCGCGCCGCCAGAAGCTCGAGCTGTCGGCCGACTCGACCATCACTGCCCGCGTGGGGTTGCAGCGTAGCGGCCTGGCCTTCGGGATGGACGTGGAACTGGAAGGCCACTTCCCCGGCCTGACCCCCGAGCAGGGCCTGGAACTCATGCACGCGGCGCATCAGGTCTGCCCGTACTCGGTCGCCACGCGCGGCAACGTGGACGTGCGCCTCCGCGCAGTCTGA
- a CDS encoding 2-phosphoglycerate kinase: MTQPDLRIGTTRHAFPFSRGLVVESLVNAGAPTGEAAAAARRVEQQLRLARRTLVSPDELQALMVEVAQSVCGDTVAAEAARQTPAFVDILVTAKKGHLPFSRGVLARTLEDAGLTGREAYATASAVDVQLRRAGVRTLSAEEIDNRTEEVLEATYGEHLRQTYRYLRRNRGKLGVQGSGSSAPAPFSKGLLVQSMLAAGVAPDVARRVARVTQRDLRGSEDRVVRSHVIREKVERLLRDEVGPDVSARYRLLRVIRRPPRPVIVLLGGVSGTGKSFLAAEIAYRLGIARVVSTDSIREVMRAMVSPALLPTLHASTFSAWEALVPPGADRPEQPGRAALLAGFRDQVQQVSVGLQAVVQRSVQEGSSLVLEGVHLVPGYLRAEAFAGALVVPMLVSLPDEQEHRRHFQSRDEETAASRPMHRYMKYFREIRMMQEELEDVARKQDVPLLDGLTLDESADQAVDVVLRRVMVALTAQERADLLGDDLSEFALDARDVAGSPGT, translated from the coding sequence ATCACCCAGCCTGACTTGCGCATCGGCACGACCCGCCACGCCTTCCCGTTCAGCCGCGGACTGGTCGTGGAATCGCTGGTCAACGCCGGCGCCCCCACGGGCGAGGCGGCGGCGGCAGCGCGGCGCGTGGAGCAGCAGCTGCGCCTGGCGCGCCGCACGCTGGTGTCGCCCGACGAACTTCAGGCCCTGATGGTCGAGGTGGCCCAGAGCGTATGCGGCGACACCGTGGCCGCCGAGGCCGCGCGGCAGACCCCAGCCTTCGTGGACATCCTGGTCACCGCGAAAAAAGGCCACCTGCCGTTCAGCCGGGGCGTCCTGGCCCGCACGCTGGAAGACGCCGGACTGACTGGCCGGGAGGCCTACGCGACCGCGAGCGCCGTGGACGTGCAGCTGCGCCGGGCGGGCGTGCGAACCCTCAGCGCCGAGGAGATCGACAACCGCACCGAGGAGGTGCTGGAAGCCACCTACGGCGAGCATCTGCGCCAGACTTACCGGTACCTGCGCCGCAACCGCGGGAAACTGGGTGTGCAGGGCAGCGGGAGTTCCGCCCCGGCGCCCTTCTCGAAGGGTCTCCTGGTGCAGTCCATGCTGGCCGCCGGGGTGGCCCCGGACGTGGCGCGCCGGGTGGCGCGCGTCACGCAACGCGACCTGCGCGGCTCGGAGGACCGGGTGGTTCGCAGCCACGTCATCCGTGAGAAGGTCGAGCGGCTCCTGAGGGACGAGGTCGGCCCAGATGTCAGCGCCCGCTACCGACTGCTGCGCGTGATCCGCCGCCCGCCACGCCCGGTGATCGTGCTGCTGGGGGGCGTGAGTGGCACCGGCAAGAGCTTCCTGGCCGCCGAGATCGCCTACCGCCTGGGAATCGCCCGCGTGGTCAGCACCGATTCCATCCGCGAGGTCATGCGCGCCATGGTGTCCCCCGCCCTGCTGCCCACCCTGCATGCCAGCACCTTCAGCGCGTGGGAGGCCCTGGTGCCGCCCGGCGCGGACCGTCCGGAGCAGCCGGGCCGGGCGGCCCTGCTGGCCGGGTTCCGGGATCAGGTGCAGCAGGTCAGCGTCGGCCTGCAGGCCGTGGTGCAGCGCAGCGTGCAGGAGGGCAGTTCGCTGGTGCTGGAGGGCGTCCATCTGGTGCCCGGCTACCTGCGGGCCGAGGCCTTCGCAGGCGCGCTGGTGGTGCCCATGCTGGTCAGCCTGCCCGACGAGCAGGAACACCGCCGGCACTTCCAGTCCCGCGACGAGGAAACGGCCGCGAGCCGCCCCATGCACCGCTACATGAAGTACTTCCGCGAGATCCGCATGATGCAGGAGGAACTCGAGGACGTGGCCCGCAAGCAGGACGTGCCGCTGCTCGACGGCCTGACCCTGGACGAGAGCGCGGATCAGGCGGTGGATGTGGTGCTGAGGCGCGTGATGGTGGCTCTCACGGCGCAGGAGCGGGCAGATCTCCTGGGTGATGACCTGTCCGAATTTGCCCTGGATGCCCGCGACGTGGCGGGCAGTCCCGGCACCTGA
- a CDS encoding TetR/AcrR family transcriptional regulator encodes MDSTSLRERQKERRRARIYGVAIELFKRGGFQATTATDIARASNVSRGTFFNYYPYKEAVLLDYGSEVMDRLRDHASERLQAGVAPLSVLYEVWDRLADHNTSERDLFPPLAYEVLNPNPERARTAYQALPLSKVIEMILTPLHQGGQLRTDLSLQRISNLIADTYLMVALRWAAYGTDRPLKEEMRLALNLLLDGAVSRETARR; translated from the coding sequence ATGGATTCCACCTCGCTGCGCGAACGCCAGAAGGAACGACGCCGGGCCCGGATCTACGGCGTGGCCATCGAGCTGTTCAAGCGCGGCGGCTTCCAGGCGACCACCGCGACCGACATCGCCCGCGCCAGCAACGTGTCCAGGGGGACGTTCTTCAACTACTACCCCTACAAGGAAGCGGTGCTGCTCGATTACGGCAGCGAGGTCATGGATCGCCTGCGCGACCACGCCTCCGAGCGCCTTCAGGCGGGCGTCGCGCCGCTGAGCGTGCTGTACGAGGTGTGGGATCGCCTGGCCGATCACAACACCAGCGAGCGCGACCTGTTCCCCCCGCTGGCCTACGAGGTGCTGAACCCCAACCCGGAACGCGCCCGCACGGCGTACCAGGCGCTGCCGCTGAGCAAGGTGATCGAGATGATCCTCACGCCCCTGCACCAGGGCGGCCAGCTGAGAACCGACCTGAGCCTGCAACGCATCAGCAACCTGATCGCCGACACCTACCTGATGGTCGCGCTGCGCTGGGCGGCCTACGGCACAGACCGTCCGCTGAAAGAAGAGATGCGGCTTGCGCTGAACCTGCTGCTGGACGGGGCCGTAAGCCGCGAGACCGCGCGCCGCTGA
- the ppgK gene encoding polyphosphate--glucose phosphotransferase, which translates to MSVILGIDIGGSGIKGAPVDTTTGALLAERVRIPTPEGARPEDVRDVVRQLVEHFALPGAVGVTFPGIVQHGHTLSAANVDKGWIGLDADTLFTDATGHDVHLINDADAAGVAEAKFGAGAGVHGTVMVLTFGTGIGSALILNGTLIPNTELGHLWLRDRHAETWASDRAREIDDLNWKQWSKRVSTYLQHLELLFSPDLFIIGGGVSKRPEKWLPHLQLARSKAVPAQLQNEAGIVGAAMMAAQDRVRVPRPAGPVVGQATVPRKLKADPIQPPKKAAVKKATAKKAPARIAPKAKK; encoded by the coding sequence ATGAGCGTGATCCTCGGCATCGACATCGGCGGCAGTGGCATCAAGGGCGCACCCGTGGACACCACCACCGGAGCGCTGCTGGCCGAGCGTGTCCGCATCCCCACCCCCGAGGGCGCGCGGCCCGAGGACGTCCGGGACGTCGTGCGGCAGCTCGTCGAGCACTTCGCCCTGCCCGGCGCGGTCGGCGTGACCTTCCCCGGCATCGTGCAGCACGGGCATACCCTGAGCGCCGCGAACGTCGACAAGGGCTGGATCGGCCTGGACGCCGACACCCTGTTCACCGACGCCACCGGCCATGACGTCCACCTGATCAACGACGCCGACGCCGCCGGCGTGGCCGAGGCGAAATTCGGCGCGGGGGCCGGCGTCCACGGCACGGTCATGGTGCTGACCTTCGGCACCGGGATCGGCAGCGCCCTGATCCTGAACGGCACCCTGATCCCCAACACCGAACTCGGGCACCTGTGGCTGCGCGACAGGCACGCCGAGACCTGGGCATCGGACCGGGCCCGCGAGATCGACGACCTGAACTGGAAGCAGTGGAGCAAGCGGGTCAGCACCTACCTGCAGCACCTGGAACTGCTGTTCAGCCCGGACCTGTTCATCATCGGCGGAGGCGTCAGCAAACGCCCGGAGAAATGGCTGCCGCACCTGCAGCTGGCCCGCAGCAAGGCGGTGCCCGCCCAGCTTCAGAACGAGGCCGGGATTGTGGGTGCCGCCATGATGGCCGCGCAGGATCGCGTCCGGGTGCCTCGCCCCGCCGGCCCGGTGGTCGGGCAGGCCACGGTGCCCCGCAAGCTGAAGGCCGATCCGATCCAGCCCCCCAAGAAGGCCGCCGTAAAGAAGGCCACGGCGAAGAAGGCGCCCGCCCGGATCGCACCCAAGGCGAAGAAGTAG
- a CDS encoding amidohydrolase family protein, whose translation MTVPAEPFTPRLLTCDVLYTGMGGGHAPGGVVVVGETIAATGRPDDLRRAYPHAREENVGGIIAPPPVNAHTHLDMSAYEFQALPYFRWLPEVVVAQRDLRGVAGAQAGADTLARLGAGGVGDIVWAPDVMDTLLARADLSGVLYFEVLGAFPEQAPERFAALRERIEGWRARGLPEGLRLGITPHTPFTVSHRLMRLVAEYAQGEGLPLQIHVAEHPSEPELFATGGGPLWEHRLKPFTPATFAEVIGRDPEPGQTPVRYLDELGVLDRQPTLIHMVNVTPDDIARVGRAGCAVVTCPRSNRHLDCGVFPWTAFAAAGVEVAIGTDSVASGGSLDVRDDVAFARTLYPDLDPRVLVRAAVKGGHRVLGSRAPFIRRGEAWSDAYRW comes from the coding sequence ATGACCGTGCCCGCCGAGCCCTTCACGCCCCGCCTCCTCACCTGTGACGTGCTGTACACCGGCATGGGCGGCGGTCATGCACCGGGCGGCGTGGTCGTGGTGGGGGAGACCATCGCCGCCACCGGGAGGCCGGACGACCTGCGCCGCGCCTACCCGCACGCCCGCGAGGAGAACGTGGGCGGCATCATCGCCCCGCCGCCGGTGAACGCGCACACCCACCTGGATATGAGCGCCTACGAATTCCAGGCACTGCCGTACTTCCGCTGGCTGCCGGAGGTCGTGGTGGCGCAGCGCGACCTGCGTGGCGTGGCCGGGGCGCAGGCTGGAGCGGACACGCTGGCGCGGCTCGGCGCGGGCGGTGTGGGCGACATCGTGTGGGCACCGGACGTGATGGACACCCTGCTGGCCCGCGCGGATCTGAGCGGCGTGCTGTACTTCGAGGTGCTGGGCGCGTTTCCCGAACAGGCCCCGGAGCGCTTCGCGGCCCTGCGGGAACGGATTGAGGGCTGGCGCGCGCGCGGGTTGCCGGAGGGCCTGCGTCTGGGAATCACGCCCCACACGCCCTTCACGGTCAGCCACCGGCTGATGCGGCTCGTCGCGGAGTACGCGCAGGGCGAGGGCCTCCCGCTGCAGATTCACGTGGCCGAGCACCCCAGCGAACCCGAACTGTTCGCCACGGGTGGCGGGCCGCTGTGGGAGCACCGTCTGAAGCCATTCACGCCCGCGACCTTCGCCGAGGTCATCGGCCGCGACCCGGAACCCGGCCAGACGCCGGTGCGCTACCTGGACGAGCTCGGCGTCCTCGACCGGCAGCCCACCCTGATCCATATGGTGAACGTCACGCCGGACGACATCGCCCGCGTGGGCCGCGCCGGCTGCGCGGTGGTGACCTGCCCGCGCAGCAACCGCCACCTGGACTGCGGCGTCTTTCCGTGGACGGCCTTCGCGGCGGCCGGCGTGGAAGTCGCGATCGGCACGGATTCGGTGGCCAGCGGGGGCTCCCTGGACGTGAGGGACGACGTGGCCTTTGCCCGCACGCTGTACCCCGATCTCGATCCGCGCGTGTTGGTGCGCGCCGCCGTGAAGGGCGGCCACCGGGTGCTGGGCAGCCGAGCGCCGTTCATCCGGCGGGGGGAGGCGTGGAGCGACGCCTACCGGTGGTGA
- the secA gene encoding preprotein translocase subunit SecA — translation MFRVLNKMFDTNQRDVAQIVKTIVQPVNALEDEMKQVEDLASAFMELRRQVQEEGKTLDDVVVRAFALIREAGRRSIGKRHYDVQLIGGYALHKGRIAEMRTGEGKTLVATLALALNALEGKGCHLVTVNDYLARVGAEENSLLFRTLGLTVGLANRELQPHEKQAAYACDITYVTNSELGFDYLRDNMAQSREALALRADSPLNFAIVDEVDSILIDEARTPLIISGAAEKATDLYYVYAKLIRRLKKGLPAEPGVRTEATEDYTIDEKGKQVHINESGIAKIERLLSLNDLYSPENMDKAHMITQAIRAAELYHREKDYIVNAEGEVIIIDEFTGRSMPGRRYGEGLHQAIEAKEGVKIENENQTLATITYQNFFRLYKKFSGMTGTAKTEEKEFLDIYGSDVLVIPTNRPVIRKDSEDLVYRTKMGKYAAVVEEVKEMHASGRPILIGTASIVTSEQLSGLLTDAQIPHSVLNAKFEAQEASIIAQAGRSGTVTIATNMAGRGTDIQLGGNSEFVIGEAIEQQLGISRFSPEAENFIKAVSREDPQAMELGMLIPGITPEFITQAQQLHTDMKADAVRVKELGGLHIVGTERHESRRIDNQLRGRAGRQGDPGSSRFYVSFEDDLMRLFANDRVVAMMDRLGMDDSQPIEAKMVTGAIEKAQARVEDRNFSTRKQLLEFDNVMSKQRDTVYAQRREVLLGPDEDVEESTEGMIADFVDMQLATYLPIDQNAEAWDIEGLRTAVVDAVPQLEGFDFEALRALSPADAQNALLKAVADSFDARREELSPTMLNSLSRYVLLQVVDQHWKEHLHGMDVLRQGIGLRGYGQRDPFTEYKFEATNMFNEMIDTLKGEVTKFIFRMQFGGAA, via the coding sequence ATGTTCCGTGTCCTGAACAAAATGTTTGATACCAACCAGCGCGACGTCGCGCAGATCGTGAAGACGATCGTGCAGCCCGTGAACGCCCTGGAAGACGAGATGAAGCAGGTCGAGGATCTCGCCTCGGCGTTCATGGAATTGCGCCGCCAGGTGCAGGAGGAAGGGAAAACCCTGGACGACGTGGTCGTCCGGGCCTTCGCGCTGATCCGCGAGGCCGGCCGCCGCTCCATCGGCAAGCGTCACTACGACGTGCAGTTGATCGGCGGGTACGCCCTGCACAAGGGCCGCATTGCCGAGATGCGCACGGGCGAGGGCAAGACCCTGGTCGCCACGCTGGCCCTGGCGCTGAACGCCCTGGAAGGCAAGGGCTGCCACCTCGTGACCGTGAACGATTACCTCGCGCGGGTGGGGGCCGAGGAGAACTCGCTGCTGTTCCGCACGCTGGGCCTCACCGTGGGCCTCGCCAACCGCGAGCTGCAGCCCCACGAGAAGCAGGCCGCCTACGCCTGCGACATCACCTACGTGACCAACAGCGAACTGGGCTTCGACTACCTGCGCGACAACATGGCCCAGAGCCGCGAGGCGCTCGCCCTGCGCGCCGACAGCCCCCTGAATTTCGCCATCGTGGACGAGGTGGACTCGATCCTGATCGACGAGGCCCGCACGCCGCTGATCATCTCCGGCGCGGCCGAGAAGGCCACGGACCTGTACTACGTGTACGCCAAGCTGATCCGCCGCCTGAAGAAGGGCCTGCCTGCCGAACCCGGCGTGCGCACCGAGGCGACCGAGGACTACACCATCGACGAGAAGGGCAAGCAGGTGCACATCAACGAGTCGGGCATCGCCAAGATCGAGCGGCTGCTCTCGCTGAACGACCTGTACAGCCCCGAGAACATGGACAAGGCGCACATGATCACCCAGGCCATCCGCGCCGCCGAGCTGTACCACCGCGAGAAGGACTACATCGTGAACGCCGAGGGCGAGGTCATCATCATCGATGAATTCACGGGCCGCAGCATGCCCGGCCGCCGCTACGGCGAGGGGCTGCACCAGGCGATCGAGGCCAAGGAAGGCGTGAAGATCGAGAACGAGAACCAGACGCTCGCCACCATCACGTACCAGAACTTCTTCCGTCTGTACAAGAAGTTCAGCGGCATGACCGGCACCGCCAAGACCGAGGAAAAGGAATTCCTCGACATCTACGGCAGCGACGTGCTCGTGATCCCCACCAACCGCCCGGTGATCCGCAAGGACAGTGAGGATCTGGTGTACCGCACCAAGATGGGCAAGTACGCGGCCGTCGTGGAGGAGGTCAAGGAGATGCACGCCTCGGGCCGCCCGATCCTGATCGGCACGGCCAGCATCGTGACCAGCGAGCAGCTCAGCGGCCTGCTCACAGACGCGCAGATTCCGCACTCGGTGCTGAACGCGAAGTTCGAGGCGCAGGAAGCGAGCATCATCGCGCAGGCTGGCCGCAGCGGCACCGTGACCATCGCCACGAACATGGCCGGGCGCGGCACGGACATCCAGCTCGGCGGGAACAGCGAATTCGTGATCGGCGAGGCCATCGAGCAGCAGCTCGGCATCAGCCGCTTCTCGCCCGAGGCAGAGAACTTCATCAAGGCCGTGAGCCGCGAAGACCCGCAGGCCATGGAACTCGGCATGCTGATCCCCGGAATCACCCCCGAGTTCATCACGCAGGCCCAACAGCTGCACACCGACATGAAGGCCGACGCCGTGCGGGTGAAGGAACTCGGCGGGCTGCACATCGTAGGCACCGAACGCCACGAATCGCGCCGCATCGACAACCAGCTGCGTGGCCGCGCTGGCCGCCAGGGCGACCCCGGCAGCAGCCGTTTTTACGTGTCCTTCGAGGACGACCTGATGCGCCTGTTCGCCAACGACCGCGTGGTCGCCATGATGGATCGCCTGGGCATGGACGACTCGCAGCCCATCGAGGCGAAGATGGTCACGGGCGCCATCGAGAAGGCCCAGGCGCGCGTGGAAGACCGCAATTTCAGCACCCGCAAACAGCTGCTGGAGTTCGACAACGTCATGAGCAAGCAGCGCGACACCGTGTACGCCCAGCGCCGCGAGGTGCTGCTCGGGCCAGACGAGGACGTCGAGGAATCGACTGAGGGGATGATCGCGGACTTCGTGGACATGCAGCTCGCCACGTACCTGCCCATCGACCAGAACGCCGAAGCCTGGGACATCGAGGGCCTGCGGACGGCCGTGGTCGATGCCGTGCCGCAACTGGAAGGCTTCGACTTCGAGGCCCTGCGCGCCCTGAGCCCCGCCGACGCGCAGAATGCCCTGCTGAAGGCCGTCGCGGACTCCTTCGACGCCCGCCGAGAAGAACTCAGCCCCACCATGCTCAACTCCCTCTCGCGCTACGTGCTCCTGCAGGTCGTGGATCAGCACTGGAAGGAGCACCTGCACGGTATGGACGTGCTGCGCCAGGGCATCGGCCTGCGCGGCTACGGCCAGCGCGACCCGTTCACGGAATACAAGTTCGAGGCGACGAATATGTTCAACGAGATGATCGATACCCTCAAGGGCGAGGTCACCAAGTTCATCTTCCGCATGCAGTTCGGCGGCGCTGCCTGA
- a CDS encoding diguanylate cyclase produces the protein MAYEWTADPGMVVMAGTVWGVTTLVSLLTVALAYLRPSYPGWRCWAVGHAAIVLGMLVSALRTPETQTVSILLGNGLVMTGSAVFLLAFHRFGRRPPTRPQVLRQALVIAGTLVTLAALTVLGDQFTARFVLVCGYLGAVHVALTRLIVQLVHAEPALRTAYLLNMGVLVLAAMLTVPRTVLLATGHGEAMAFALNGPNVLMYLGVTLLSVGGTFAFWILHADRRRHEVQSLQGELWRQAQHDPLTALLNRRGLWSAFSAWEAGPATRVATLLVCDINEFKRINDTRGHAAGDECLRQLSAALRAVAQPEDVAGRWGGDEFVLLLTGSEAAVEAQVSTLTTQLAGEALGCTVSVGRTLVRAGEALEDAVARADRAMYASKANHPARAPSWQERTLTHERPRGREGIPS, from the coding sequence GTGGCGTACGAATGGACTGCAGATCCTGGCATGGTCGTGATGGCCGGCACCGTGTGGGGCGTGACGACCCTGGTCTCACTGCTCACGGTGGCGCTGGCATACCTTCGGCCGTCGTACCCAGGATGGCGGTGCTGGGCCGTCGGGCACGCCGCCATCGTGCTGGGGATGCTGGTCAGCGCGCTGCGCACCCCCGAGACCCAGACGGTATCGATCCTCCTGGGCAACGGGCTGGTCATGACCGGATCGGCGGTGTTCCTGCTGGCGTTCCACCGGTTCGGGCGACGACCACCGACCCGCCCACAGGTGCTGCGGCAGGCTCTGGTGATCGCCGGGACGCTGGTCACACTCGCGGCCCTGACGGTGCTGGGGGATCAGTTCACCGCCCGGTTCGTACTGGTGTGTGGCTACCTGGGGGCGGTGCATGTGGCTCTGACGCGCCTGATCGTCCAGCTGGTGCACGCGGAGCCGGCGCTGCGCACCGCTTACCTGCTGAATATGGGGGTACTGGTTCTGGCGGCGATGTTGACGGTGCCCCGCACGGTGCTGCTGGCGACGGGGCACGGCGAGGCGATGGCGTTCGCCCTCAACGGGCCGAACGTGCTGATGTACCTGGGCGTGACCCTGCTCTCCGTGGGCGGCACCTTCGCGTTCTGGATCCTGCACGCCGACCGTCGGCGCCACGAGGTGCAGTCGCTCCAGGGAGAACTGTGGCGGCAGGCGCAGCACGATCCCCTGACAGCGCTGCTGAACCGTCGGGGACTGTGGTCGGCGTTCTCGGCATGGGAGGCGGGGCCAGCAACCCGCGTCGCGACCCTGCTGGTGTGCGACATCAACGAGTTCAAACGCATCAATGACACGCGGGGGCACGCGGCGGGTGACGAGTGTCTGCGGCAACTGAGCGCGGCTTTGCGTGCCGTGGCGCAGCCGGAGGACGTGGCGGGCCGCTGGGGCGGAGACGAGTTCGTGCTCCTATTGACCGGGTCTGAAGCGGCCGTGGAGGCGCAGGTCAGCACCCTGACCACCCAGCTGGCCGGGGAGGCGCTGGGCTGCACCGTCAGCGTGGGCCGCACGCTGGTGCGGGCGGGAGAAGCGCTGGAGGACGCGGTCGCCCGCGCAGACAGGGCCATGTACGCCTCCAAGGCGAACCACCCCGCGCGGGCGCCAAGCTGGCAGGAGCGCACCCTGACTCATGAGAGGCCACGGGGACGTGAGGGCATTCCCTCCTGA